In a genomic window of Natronospira bacteriovora:
- a CDS encoding methionine gamma-lyase — MAADKHSGFATRAIHYGYDPLEEQGALTPPMHVTSTFAFDSAEQGAARFAGEEAGHFYSRISNPTVELLEKRMAALEGAEAALGFASGMGAITALMWSFLRPGDEMIADTTLYGCTHAFFNHGLTEFGIKVRHVDLSDPANLEAAISDKTRMVYFETPANPTMDLVDIEAVSKIAKKHGARVAVDNTYATPVNTRPIELGADFVAHSATKYLGGHGDLVAGVLLGSEEDMFHVRLTGLKDFTGAVMSPFTAFLLMRGLKTLEVRMERQERNAMEVARWLEAQPRVKKVYYPGLESFPQHELAKKQMHGFSAIMAFDVEGGVEAGRTLMNSLQMIRRAVSLGDAESLIQHPASMTHSVLSPEERAEHGISDDLVRLSVGLETPADIIADLQQAFDKLDQKVDLRKAS, encoded by the coding sequence ATGGCCGCAGACAAGCACTCGGGTTTCGCCACCCGCGCCATCCATTACGGATACGACCCACTGGAAGAGCAGGGCGCGCTCACCCCGCCCATGCACGTCACCTCCACCTTCGCCTTTGACAGTGCCGAGCAGGGCGCGGCCCGCTTCGCCGGCGAAGAGGCCGGCCACTTCTATTCCCGCATCTCCAACCCCACCGTGGAGCTGCTGGAAAAGCGCATGGCCGCCCTGGAAGGCGCCGAGGCCGCGCTGGGATTTGCCAGTGGCATGGGCGCCATCACCGCCCTGATGTGGAGCTTCCTGCGCCCCGGCGATGAGATGATTGCCGATACCACTCTCTACGGCTGCACCCACGCCTTCTTCAACCACGGCCTGACCGAGTTCGGCATCAAGGTCCGTCATGTGGATCTCTCCGACCCGGCCAACCTGGAAGCCGCCATCAGCGACAAGACCAGGATGGTCTACTTCGAAACCCCGGCCAACCCCACCATGGACCTGGTGGACATCGAGGCCGTGTCGAAGATCGCCAAAAAGCATGGTGCCCGCGTGGCCGTGGACAACACCTATGCCACCCCGGTCAACACCCGCCCCATCGAACTGGGCGCGGACTTCGTCGCCCATTCCGCCACCAAATACCTGGGCGGTCACGGCGACCTGGTGGCCGGCGTGCTGCTGGGCAGTGAGGAAGACATGTTTCATGTCCGCCTCACCGGCCTGAAGGACTTCACCGGCGCGGTCATGTCGCCCTTCACCGCCTTCCTGCTCATGCGCGGCCTGAAGACCCTGGAAGTGCGCATGGAGCGCCAGGAAAGGAATGCAATGGAAGTGGCCCGCTGGCTGGAAGCCCAGCCCAGGGTGAAGAAGGTCTACTACCCGGGCCTGGAAAGCTTCCCCCAGCACGAGCTGGCCAAGAAGCAGATGCACGGCTTCAGCGCCATCATGGCCTTTGATGTGGAGGGCGGCGTGGAAGCCGGCCGCACCCTCATGAACAGCCTGCAGATGATCCGCCGCGCCGTCTCCCTGGGCGACGCCGAAAGCCTCATCCAGCACCCGGCCAGCATGACCCACTCCGTGCTCAGCCCCGAGGAACGCGCCGAACACGGCATCAGCGATGATCTCGTCCGCCTCTCCGTGGGCCTGGAAACCCCGGCCGACATCATCGCCGACCTGCAACAGGCCTTCGACAAGCTTGATCAAAAGGTCGATCTTCGCAAGGCGAGCTGA
- a CDS encoding integron integrase, producing MAAAGADAARQEGREGRPRLREQVRRVIRTRRYSRQTEKSYWYWIRYFIRFHRMRHPREMGEAEVAEFLSFLATERHVAVSTQSQALNALVFLYRAVLERPLGEIQGIRPAKRPRRLPVVFSHEEAMAVIRRLEAPYQLMASLMYGSGLRVTEAARLRMKDVDLGRAVLTVRDGKGNKDRTTILPTAVTGALRERMQWVETQWRRTPLDRRQPVSLPFALARKYPNAATSLPWQWLFPAPGLSLDDEDRAVRHHLHVSAVQRRVREAVRACGIGKPASCHTFRHSFATELLRGGADIRTVQELLGHVDLNTTQIYTHVLGTGFAGVRSPMEMI from the coding sequence GTGGCGGCTGCGGGGGCGGACGCTGCGCGGCAGGAAGGCCGGGAGGGGCGGCCGCGTTTGCGGGAACAGGTGCGGCGGGTGATCCGCACTCGGCGTTACAGCCGTCAGACCGAGAAGAGTTATTGGTACTGGATACGCTATTTCATTCGCTTCCACCGAATGCGCCATCCGCGGGAGATGGGGGAGGCGGAGGTGGCGGAGTTCCTGAGTTTTCTGGCAACGGAGCGGCATGTGGCGGTTTCGACTCAGAGCCAGGCGCTGAATGCGCTGGTGTTTCTGTATCGCGCGGTGCTGGAGCGGCCGCTGGGTGAGATTCAGGGCATCCGGCCGGCGAAGCGGCCGCGGCGCTTGCCGGTGGTGTTCAGTCATGAGGAGGCCATGGCAGTGATTCGGCGCCTGGAGGCACCTTATCAGTTGATGGCTTCCTTGATGTATGGCAGCGGGCTGCGGGTGACGGAGGCGGCTCGGCTGCGCATGAAGGATGTGGATCTGGGGCGTGCTGTTCTGACGGTTCGGGATGGCAAGGGGAACAAGGATCGGACGACGATATTGCCGACTGCCGTTACAGGAGCGCTCAGGGAACGAATGCAATGGGTTGAGACGCAGTGGCGACGAACGCCACTGGATCGGCGCCAGCCGGTCAGTCTTCCCTTTGCTCTGGCGCGAAAATACCCCAATGCGGCCACTTCCCTGCCCTGGCAATGGCTGTTTCCCGCGCCGGGCCTGAGCCTGGACGACGAGGACAGGGCCGTTCGTCATCATCTGCATGTGAGTGCGGTTCAGCGCCGCGTGAGAGAAGCGGTTCGAGCCTGCGGGATCGGCAAGCCGGCCAGCTGCCATACCTTCCGACACAGCTTTGCCACGGAATTGCTTCGCGGGGGTGCGGACATACGCACGGTGCAGGAGCTGCTGGGGCATGTGGATCTGAACACGACGCAGATCTATACCCATGTGCTCGGAACGGGCTTTGCCGGGGTGCGCAGTCCGATGGAGATGATCTGA